Proteins encoded together in one Gemmatimonadales bacterium window:
- a CDS encoding AIR carboxylase family protein encodes MSPAAKPVLILVGSESDRPKIEPAFKVLDEAKVGWEFVVSSAHRDPEKTAALVKGARAAGYRVLICGAGLAAALPGFAASQTDLPVVGVPFDVGPLRGQDALYAMVQLPSGVPVGTVGIDNAKNAAHLALRILRA; translated from the coding sequence GTGAGTCCGGCCGCGAAGCCGGTCCTCATCCTCGTGGGCTCGGAGTCGGACCGGCCGAAGATCGAGCCGGCCTTCAAGGTCCTCGACGAGGCGAAGGTCGGCTGGGAGTTCGTGGTCTCCTCCGCCCACCGCGACCCCGAGAAGACGGCCGCCCTGGTGAAGGGCGCCCGGGCCGCGGGCTACCGCGTCCTGATCTGCGGCGCCGGCCTGGCGGCCGCGCTGCCCGGCTTCGCCGCCTCCCAGACCGATCTGCCCGTCGTGGGCGTGCCGTTCGACGTGGGCCCGCTCCGGGGCCAGGACGCCCTGTACGCCATGGTGCAGTTGCCGAGCGGCGTCCCGGTCGGGACCGTCGGCATCGACAACGCGAAGAACGCCGCCCACCTCGCTCTCCGGATCCTGCGCGCATGA
- a CDS encoding menaquinone biosynthesis protein, whose product MRLGRIGYVNCYPVYGAMDRGVVAPPATLVTGTPAELNDRLADGRLDVSVISAVAYAQRADAYELLPDLAISSDGPVRSVLLFSRRAPERLGGARVLVSTASRTSVQLLELLARDRWGVSFAAEGAPAERADLARLRDIEHDAVLVIGDGALLLGAAGAYPHVVDLGEAWKDWTGLPFVFAVWAARRAVDRAAVRDVHRALLASRKWGLAHLDELAAAAASATGVEAGRCREYLGGLDYGLSYRHLAGLSDFLGRLAARGVVPDGTLSFLGAA is encoded by the coding sequence ATGCGCCTGGGCCGGATCGGCTACGTGAACTGCTACCCGGTCTACGGGGCGATGGACCGCGGCGTGGTCGCGCCGCCGGCCACGCTGGTGACCGGCACGCCCGCCGAGCTGAACGACCGGCTGGCCGACGGCCGCCTCGACGTCAGCGTGATCTCGGCGGTGGCCTACGCGCAGCGGGCCGACGCGTACGAGCTGTTGCCCGACCTCGCCATCAGCTCCGACGGGCCGGTGCGGAGCGTGCTGCTGTTCAGCCGCCGGGCGCCGGAGCGGCTGGGCGGCGCGCGGGTGCTGGTCTCGACCGCGTCCCGGACCTCGGTGCAGCTCCTCGAGCTGCTGGCCCGCGACCGCTGGGGCGTGAGCTTCGCCGCCGAAGGCGCGCCGGCCGAGCGCGCCGACCTGGCGCGGCTGCGGGACATCGAGCACGACGCGGTGCTGGTGATCGGCGACGGCGCCCTGCTGCTGGGCGCGGCGGGCGCCTACCCTCACGTGGTCGACCTGGGGGAGGCCTGGAAGGACTGGACCGGCCTGCCGTTCGTCTTCGCCGTGTGGGCCGCGCGGCGGGCAGTGGACCGCGCCGCGGTCCGCGACGTGCACCGGGCGCTGCTGGCCAGCCGCAAGTGGGGGCTCGCGCACCTGGACGAGCTGGCCGCCGCGGCCGCCTCCGCCACCGGCGTCGAGGCGGGCCGCTGCCGCGAGTACCTCGGCGGCCTCGACTACGGCCTCTCGTACCGGCACCTGGCGGGCCTGTCCGACTTCCTGGGCCGCCTGGCCGCGCGCGGCGTCGTGCCGGACGGCACGCTGTCGTTCCTGGGAGCCGCGTAG
- the mqnC gene encoding cyclic dehypoxanthinyl futalosine synthase yields the protein MSEAAELLELYERAPLLELAALADGERRRRHPDGVVTYIVDRNVNYTNVCVADCKFCAFYRRPKHAEGYVLSFEEIGRKIEEAKAIGAVQILMQGGHNPYIPFQWYLDLLRYIKEHHPIHVHGFSPSEVQFFARRFRMTVDQVVEALQGAGLDSIPGGGGEILVDRVRKLVAGKKALTDEWLEVMDSAHRHGMRTTSTMMYGIGETGAERIEHLMRLRAQQARTGGFTAFICWPLQPEHSEMAGTPRTDAVTYLRTLAIARLALDNFDNLQVSWVTMGMKIGQIALRFGANDFGSLMMEESVVSAAGTTFRTTAEEMEYLIRGAGFSPVRRRQDYSPVQEAA from the coding sequence GTGTCCGAGGCCGCCGAGCTGCTCGAGCTGTACGAGCGCGCGCCGCTGCTCGAGCTGGCCGCACTCGCGGACGGGGAGCGGCGGCGGCGCCACCCGGACGGCGTGGTCACCTACATCGTGGACCGCAACGTCAACTACACCAACGTGTGCGTGGCCGACTGCAAGTTCTGCGCGTTCTACCGCCGGCCGAAGCACGCGGAGGGGTACGTGCTCTCCTTCGAGGAGATCGGCCGCAAGATCGAGGAGGCGAAGGCCATCGGCGCGGTGCAGATCCTGATGCAGGGCGGGCACAATCCCTACATCCCGTTCCAGTGGTACCTGGATCTCCTGCGCTACATCAAGGAGCACCATCCGATCCACGTCCACGGCTTCTCGCCCTCCGAAGTGCAGTTCTTCGCCCGCCGCTTCCGGATGACCGTGGACCAGGTGGTCGAGGCGCTGCAGGGCGCCGGCCTGGACTCGATCCCCGGCGGGGGCGGCGAGATCCTGGTGGACCGGGTCCGCAAGCTGGTGGCCGGCAAGAAGGCGCTGACCGACGAGTGGCTGGAGGTGATGGACTCGGCGCACCGTCACGGGATGCGCACGACCAGCACGATGATGTACGGCATCGGCGAGACCGGCGCCGAGCGCATCGAGCACCTGATGCGCCTCAGGGCGCAGCAGGCGAGGACCGGCGGCTTCACGGCCTTCATCTGCTGGCCGCTGCAGCCCGAGCACAGCGAGATGGCGGGCACCCCGCGCACCGACGCGGTGACCTACCTGCGCACCCTGGCCATCGCGCGGCTGGCCCTCGACAACTTCGACAACCTCCAGGTCTCCTGGGTGACGATGGGGATGAAGATCGGCCAGATCGCGCTGCGCTTCGGCGCCAACGACTTCGGCTCGCTGATGATGGAGGAGAGCGTGGTGTCGGCCGCCGGGACCACCTTCCGCACCACCGCCGAGGAGATGGAGTACCTGATCCGCGGCGCGGGCTTCTCGCCCGTCCGCCGCCGCCAGGACTACAGCCCGGTCCAGGAGGCCGCGTGA
- the xerD gene encoding site-specific tyrosine recombinase XerD — protein sequence MPADDPAAAFRLESFRDHLTLERGASRNTVAAYGRDLQHLVQFLGSRGTQVPERATTPQLRDFIFHLKDLGLAATSIRRHVSAVRTYYRFLVAEGHVVRDPTERLATPKKWRALPTVLSVAEVERLLAAPHADDPLAWRDRALLEFAYATGARVSELVGIGLGDVLFDEGLARLFGKGSKERLVPVGRRALGAVALWAREIRPRLEKGGGRGRLFLNARGTPLSRVGAWGIIRKAARAAGLTKRVTPHTLRHTFATHLLEGGADLRAVQEMLGHADLSTTQLYTRVDREYLRSVHRTYHPRA from the coding sequence ATGCCCGCTGACGATCCGGCGGCCGCATTCCGGCTGGAGTCGTTCAGGGACCACCTGACGCTCGAGCGCGGCGCGTCCCGCAACACCGTGGCGGCGTACGGCCGTGACCTCCAGCACCTCGTCCAGTTTCTCGGGTCCCGCGGAACCCAGGTGCCCGAGCGCGCCACCACCCCCCAGCTGCGCGACTTCATCTTCCACTTGAAGGACCTCGGCCTCGCCGCGACCAGCATCCGCCGGCACGTCTCGGCGGTCCGTACCTACTACCGGTTCCTGGTGGCCGAGGGCCACGTGGTGCGCGACCCGACGGAGCGGCTGGCGACCCCCAAGAAGTGGCGCGCCCTCCCGACCGTGCTCTCGGTGGCCGAAGTCGAGCGTCTCCTGGCGGCGCCGCACGCGGACGATCCGCTGGCCTGGCGGGACCGCGCGCTGCTCGAGTTCGCCTACGCGACCGGCGCCCGGGTGTCCGAGCTGGTGGGCATCGGCCTCGGCGACGTGCTGTTCGACGAGGGACTGGCCCGCCTGTTCGGCAAGGGCAGCAAGGAGCGCCTGGTGCCGGTGGGCCGCCGCGCGCTGGGGGCCGTGGCGCTGTGGGCGCGCGAGATCCGGCCCCGGCTGGAGAAGGGCGGGGGACGCGGGCGGCTGTTCCTCAACGCCCGCGGCACGCCCCTCTCGCGGGTCGGCGCCTGGGGGATCATCCGGAAGGCGGCCCGGGCGGCCGGCCTCACGAAGCGGGTCACGCCGCACACCCTGCGGCACACTTTCGCCACGCACCTGCTCGAAGGTGGTGCCGATCTTCGCGCGGTCCAGGAGATGTTGGGGCACGCGGACCTGAGCACCACGCAGCTTTACACGCGGGTGGATCGGGAGTATCTCCGGAGTGTTCATCGCACGTATCACCCGCGGGCCTGA
- a CDS encoding acyl carrier protein, with amino-acid sequence MANLEARVKDIIAEELGVEREKLTSEASFMEDLGADSLDTVELVMAFEKEFDLDIPDEEAEKLRTVGDALNYLHQRMGAK; translated from the coding sequence ATGGCGAATCTCGAAGCGCGAGTGAAGGACATCATTGCCGAGGAGCTGGGTGTCGAGCGGGAGAAGCTCACCAGCGAGGCGAGCTTCATGGAGGATCTCGGCGCCGACAGCCTCGACACCGTGGAGCTCGTGATGGCCTTCGAGAAGGAGTTCGACCTCGACATCCCGGACGAAGAGGCGGAGAAGCTCCGCACCGTCGGGGACGCGCTGAACTACCTGCACCAGCGGATGGGCGCGAAGTAG
- a CDS encoding DedA family protein, translating to MIALLAALENIFPPVPADSVVALGAFLAGEGADVTMVGVFLATWIPNVATAIGMYWVARTVGRRFVDSPTGRRLLSPAAMRVIARAYRRHHVWGIFVSRFLPGYRAVVPPFAGIAGLDAWRALAPVVVASGLWYGFLVWLAHHVGSNWDALQRALGRLGWAFAAVALAVTSVLAVLLWRRRQSHAR from the coding sequence GTGATCGCGCTCCTGGCCGCGCTCGAGAACATCTTCCCCCCGGTGCCCGCCGATTCGGTCGTGGCCCTGGGGGCTTTTCTCGCGGGCGAGGGCGCGGACGTCACGATGGTCGGCGTCTTCCTCGCCACCTGGATCCCCAACGTCGCCACGGCGATCGGCATGTACTGGGTCGCCCGCACCGTCGGCCGCCGGTTCGTGGACTCCCCCACCGGCCGGCGGCTGCTGTCGCCGGCGGCGATGCGGGTGATCGCGCGCGCCTACCGCCGGCACCACGTCTGGGGGATCTTCGTGAGCCGGTTCCTGCCGGGCTACCGCGCGGTCGTGCCGCCGTTCGCCGGCATCGCCGGCCTCGACGCCTGGCGGGCCCTGGCGCCCGTCGTGGTGGCCTCCGGCCTCTGGTACGGCTTCCTGGTCTGGCTCGCCCACCACGTCGGCAGCAACTGGGACGCGCTCCAGCGGGCTCTCGGCCGGCTGGGCTGGGCGTTCGCGGCCGTCGCCCTCGCCGTCACGTCGGTCCTCGCCGTCCTGCTCTGGCGGCGGCGGCAATCCCATGCCCGCTGA
- the fabF gene encoding beta-ketoacyl-ACP synthase II yields MERRVVVTGLGLVTPVGNTVEATWSALVAGKSGAARIQRFDPSALDVTFGCEVKGFDPLAWMERKEAKRCDLFAQYAIAATAQAVEQAGLAGGFPASDRTGVIIGSGIGGIATFEEQCRTFIEKGPGRVSAFFVPMFIPDMASGLVAMRYGLTGPNFCTVSACASSAHAIGEAYRTIQRGDADAMIAGGAEAAITPLAIAGFANMKALSPRNDDPKHASRPFDATRDGFVLGDGSGVVVLESLEHATARGAAILAEVAGFGMSADAYHMTQPAPEGRGAQQAMRAALADGCVPVERIGYVNAHGTSTPAGDTAETQAVKAVFGAAAKQLIFGSTKSMTGHLLGAAGGLEFAICTLVIQRGVIPPTINYVTPDPECDLDCAPNRAIERRVDVAMSNSFGFGGHNVTLVAKRFAA; encoded by the coding sequence GTGGAGCGTCGGGTCGTCGTCACCGGCCTGGGGCTGGTGACGCCCGTGGGCAACACCGTCGAAGCCACCTGGAGCGCGCTGGTCGCCGGCAAGTCCGGGGCGGCGCGCATTCAGCGTTTCGACCCCTCGGCGCTGGACGTCACGTTCGGCTGCGAGGTGAAGGGGTTCGACCCGCTGGCCTGGATGGAGCGCAAGGAAGCCAAGCGGTGCGACCTGTTCGCGCAGTACGCGATCGCCGCGACCGCCCAGGCCGTGGAGCAGGCGGGGCTAGCGGGCGGCTTCCCGGCCTCCGACCGGACCGGGGTGATCATCGGCAGCGGGATCGGCGGCATCGCGACCTTCGAGGAGCAGTGCCGCACCTTCATCGAGAAGGGCCCGGGGCGGGTGTCGGCGTTCTTCGTGCCGATGTTCATCCCCGACATGGCGTCCGGCCTGGTGGCGATGCGCTACGGCCTGACCGGGCCGAACTTCTGCACGGTGTCGGCCTGCGCCTCCTCGGCACACGCGATCGGCGAGGCGTACCGCACCATCCAGCGCGGCGACGCCGACGCGATGATCGCCGGCGGCGCGGAGGCGGCCATCACGCCCCTGGCGATCGCGGGGTTCGCCAACATGAAGGCGCTGTCGCCGCGCAACGACGACCCCAAGCACGCGTCGCGCCCGTTCGACGCCACCCGCGACGGCTTCGTGCTCGGCGACGGGTCGGGCGTCGTGGTGCTGGAGAGCCTGGAGCACGCCACGGCCCGGGGCGCGGCGATCCTCGCCGAAGTCGCCGGCTTCGGAATGAGCGCCGACGCGTACCACATGACGCAGCCCGCGCCGGAAGGGCGGGGGGCCCAGCAGGCGATGCGGGCGGCGCTCGCCGACGGGTGCGTCCCGGTGGAGCGGATCGGCTACGTCAACGCGCACGGCACGTCCACGCCGGCCGGCGACACGGCCGAGACGCAGGCGGTCAAGGCGGTGTTCGGCGCGGCCGCGAAGCAGCTGATCTTCGGCTCCACCAAGTCCATGACCGGCCACCTGCTCGGCGCGGCCGGCGGCCTGGAGTTCGCCATCTGCACCCTGGTGATCCAGCGCGGGGTGATCCCGCCGACGATCAACTACGTCACCCCCGACCCCGAGTGCGACCTGGATTGCGCGCCGAACCGCGCGATCGAGCGCCGGGTGGACGTGGCCATGTCCAACTCGTTCGGGTTCGGCGGCCACAACGTGACCCTGGTGGCCAAGCGGTTCGCCGCGTAG
- the mqnE gene encoding aminofutalosine synthase MqnE, producing the protein MTSALSELPALAGLGGPVRAVADKLAAGERLDADDAVALFESRDLVAVGALADAANRARNGRRVFFSANQHINPTNVCVLRNTCVFCSFARTPKEEGAYTRTLEEVLAEASRAKSAPTREFHIVGGLHPKLALSYYTDIIRALREAYPGVHVKALTAVEIAHLARIERCSFREVLVQLQAAGLTSLPGGGAEVFGRAVRMTIADRKLAGEDWLEVHRQAHALGIPSNCTMLYGHVETLRDRAEHLLILRGLQDETGGFLTYIPLAYHPDHNALGEEMGWQGRPTMGIDDLMNVAVGRLVLDNVPHVKTHWPMVSPFVSQVALDFGCDDVEGTVVYERVYHEAGARTPMELAYDDLVALIQGAGKVPVERDSLYRAVRTFD; encoded by the coding sequence ATGACCTCCGCGCTGAGCGAACTCCCCGCGCTCGCGGGGCTGGGCGGACCGGTCCGCGCCGTGGCCGACAAGCTCGCCGCCGGCGAGCGACTCGATGCCGACGACGCCGTCGCCCTGTTCGAGAGCCGGGATCTCGTGGCCGTGGGCGCGCTCGCCGACGCCGCGAACCGCGCCCGGAACGGTCGGCGGGTGTTCTTCTCCGCCAACCAGCACATCAACCCCACCAACGTCTGCGTGCTGCGCAACACCTGCGTGTTCTGCTCCTTCGCCCGCACGCCGAAGGAGGAGGGCGCGTACACGCGGACCCTGGAGGAGGTGCTGGCGGAGGCGTCGCGCGCCAAGAGCGCGCCGACCCGCGAGTTCCACATCGTGGGCGGGCTGCACCCCAAGCTCGCTCTGAGCTACTACACCGACATCATCCGCGCCCTGCGCGAGGCGTACCCGGGCGTGCACGTCAAGGCGCTGACCGCGGTGGAGATCGCGCACCTGGCCCGCATCGAGCGGTGCTCGTTCCGCGAGGTGCTGGTCCAGCTCCAGGCGGCCGGACTCACCAGCCTGCCGGGGGGCGGCGCCGAGGTGTTCGGCCGGGCGGTGCGGATGACCATCGCCGACCGCAAGCTGGCGGGAGAGGACTGGCTGGAGGTGCACCGCCAGGCGCACGCGCTCGGCATCCCCTCCAACTGCACGATGCTCTACGGCCACGTCGAGACGCTGCGCGACCGCGCCGAGCACCTGCTGATCCTCCGCGGCCTGCAGGACGAGACCGGCGGCTTCCTCACCTACATCCCGCTCGCCTACCACCCGGACCACAACGCGCTGGGCGAGGAGATGGGCTGGCAGGGCCGGCCGACGATGGGCATCGACGACCTGATGAACGTCGCGGTGGGCCGCCTGGTGCTCGACAACGTCCCCCACGTGAAGACTCACTGGCCGATGGTCTCGCCGTTCGTGTCCCAGGTGGCGCTCGACTTCGGCTGCGACGACGTCGAGGGCACGGTGGTCTACGAGCGCGTCTACCACGAGGCGGGCGCGCGCACGCCGATGGAGCTGGCCTACGACGACCTGGTCGCGCTGATCCAGGGCGCCGGCAAGGTGCCGGTGGAGCGCGACTCGCTCTACCGCGCCGTCCGGACGTTCGACTGA
- the ispF gene encoding 2-C-methyl-D-erythritol 2,4-cyclodiphosphate synthase — MNTRVGIGYDSHRFAAGRPFRLGGITVPHTHGLAGHSDGDAALHALIDALLGAAALGDIGQHFPDDDPQWRGADSARLLKSVVEKLKAAGLTVGQADVTIIAERPKIGHLIGPMRAATAKALGLDQSAVSIKAKTNEGMGWLGRGEGVAAVAVATVLQAASG, encoded by the coding sequence ATGAACACACGTGTCGGCATCGGCTACGACTCGCACCGCTTCGCCGCCGGCCGCCCGTTCCGGCTCGGCGGCATCACGGTGCCCCACACCCACGGCCTGGCGGGCCACTCCGACGGCGACGCGGCGCTCCACGCGCTCATCGACGCCCTGCTCGGCGCGGCCGCCCTCGGCGACATCGGCCAGCACTTCCCCGACGACGACCCCCAGTGGCGCGGCGCGGACTCCGCGCGGCTCCTCAAGAGCGTGGTCGAGAAGCTCAAGGCCGCCGGCCTCACCGTCGGCCAGGCCGACGTCACCATCATCGCCGAGCGGCCCAAGATCGGCCACCTGATCGGCCCGATGCGCGCCGCGACGGCCAAGGCCCTGGGCCTCGACCAGTCCGCCGTGAGCATCAAAGCCAAGACCAACGAGGGGATGGGCTGGCTGGGCCGCGGCGAGGGCGTCGCCGCGGTGGCGGTGGCCACCGTGCTCCAGGCGGCGAGCGGCTGA